The window GCTCGGCGAGCTGGACATGCTGCTGATCATGACCGTGGAGCCGGGCTTTGGCGGCCAGGAATTCCTTGACCTCACGCTGCCGAAGATCCGCCGGGCCCGCGCAGCCATTGACGCGTCCGGTCTGGACGTGGCGCTGCAGGTCGACGGCGGTATCACCGAGGACACCATCTGGCGTGCCGCGGACGCCGGTGCCAACGTCTTTGTGGCCGGCTCTGCGGTCTATGGTGCCGAGGATCCGGCCGAGGCAATCGGAAGGCTCCGTGCTGCCGGCCAGCGCCGGTAGCGCTACTCCGACAGGACGCCTGCCGCAACATCAGGCAGAGGGGAATAGCCAACGCTGCCCCACAGTTGTGCCAGAATAGCAACACACATACGTGCTCCGGGGTCGGTGTAAGTCCGAACCGGCGGTTATAGTCCGCGACCCGCGAGCCGGCGCCTCCCTCGGGAGGACTGCCGGCAGACGGTTGAACCGGTGGAACTCCGGTACCGACAGTTAAAGTCTGGATGAGAGAAGCACGTACAGCTGTTACTGCGGTGCCCTCGCGGCGCCGCGGAAGTTCGCTGTCGTATACCCCGGGGCCATCGCGGCTTTTGCGGGAAGGAACGACACGCACTTATGTACTCTTTGCGATGGCTCTTCACCTCCAGGGTGTCCGAACATCCGGTGGCAGGTTGATGAGCAGCAAAAACTCGACCCCTGGGGCTGGCAACGAGTCCGCTGCGCTGGCGGATGCCACGTTCAGCCCGGCCGAGGCCGCCGCCATGAACGCGGCCCTCGCCGCTGCCCTGCAGGGTCCGCGCGGTGCGAACCCGCTGGTTGGCGCCGTGGTGATCGCCGCTGACGGAACCGGGATCGCCACCGGTTACCACCGGGGTGCGGGCACCGCCCACGCGGAAGCCGACGCTATCGATCGCGCCGCGGCCGCCGGCCACAACCTCGCCGGCGCCACCATGGTGGTCACACTGGAACCGTGCAACCACTGCGGGCGCACAGGTCCCTGCGCGCAGGCCATCATCGAGGCCGGCATCACGGACGTTATCTACGCTGTGGACGATCCGCACGATCCCGCGGCGGGCGGCGCCGCCACCCTCCGCGCCGCGGGCGTCCGTGTCCGCTCCGGACTTGGCGCCAGCTCCGCACTGGAGATGAACCGGCGCTGGTTCGACGCCGTCGCAGCCTCGCGGCCGTTTGTCACCCTGCACATCGCCCAGACCCTCGACAGCCGCATCGCCGCCAGCGACGGCACCAGCCAGTGGATTTCCAGCCCGGAATCGCTTGCCGACAACCACGCCCTGCGTGGCCGGATCGACGCGATCCTGGTTGGAACCCAGACGGTCCTGGTCGACAATCCCCGGCTCACGGCCCGCGGTGCCGACGGCAAACCCACCGGCAGCCAGCCACTGCGCGTCGTGATGGGCTACCGGGGGATTCCCGACGGCGCCGCCATTCACGGTGCCGACGGTAAAGTCCTGCACCTGCCTACGCGGAATCCCCGGGAGGCGCTGGAGGAGCTGTTCTCTGCCGGCGTCCGCCACCTCATGGTGGAAGGCGGCTCCCGGATCCTCAGCGCCTTCCTTGCCGCCGGGCTTGTGGACGAACTCATCGTTTACCTTGCCCCGACCCTTCTGGGTTCCGGAACCCCCGCACTTGAGGACCTCGGCATCACCACCCTGGCCAACGCCCAGCAGTGGGAGTGGGATGCCGCCGCCGGCGGGGCCGTGCAAATGCTGGGCCGCGACCTTCGCCTGCACTTGCGTCCCGTCCCCGCAGCGCCCACCAAGACCCCAGCCGTTTCAACCCCGTCCCGCCCAGGCGCGGACACTGCCGCAGGAGGCAATTGATGTTTACCGGAATTATCGCCGAACAGGGACAGGTGCTGTCCGTTGACCGCCACGGTGACGTCAGCGCCACCGTCCGGCTTCACGCGCCCGGCAGCACCGAGGGACTGGCCCTCGGCGGCTCCATCGCCGTCAACGGCGTCTGCCTCACAGCCACGGCAATCGACGGCAAGGACGTCACCGTCGACGTCATGGGCGAGACTCTCACCCGCAGCACCATCGGCGAACTCATTGCCGGCGCCCCCGTCAACCTCGAACGCTGCGTTCAGGCCGGCGGACGGCTCGACGGGCACGTCGTCCAGGGCCACGTGGACGGCGTCGGGCAGCTGCTCGAGCGGGAGGCGCTGGGCAACTGGGACCGGCTCCGGTTCGGCGTTCCCACCGGACTGGCCCGCTACATTGCGGAGAAGGGATCCATCGCCGTCGACGGCGTCTCGTTGACCGTGACGGCGGTGAGCCCGGCAGCCGAACCGGCGCCGTGGTTTGAAGTAGGGCTGATCCCCACCACCCTCGCCGAGACCGGGCTCGGCGCGAAGACCCCCGGCAGCCGGGTGAATCTCGAGGTGGACGTCCTGGCGAAGTACACTGAGCGTCTGCTCGCATTTTCAGCCGGAGGAGCAACAGGGGCGAAGGGGGCAGCAGCGTGAACAACGTCAAGGACATCCCTGCCCGCCACGCACTTCTCACCAACGCCGCCGACACCGCGCTGCCCGCCGGGGCGGCATCCGGTGCCGTCATTCCGCCGACGGGCCTGGACCTGGTCGAGGACGCCGTCCGTGCCATTGCCGCCGGTCGGCCGGTTCTGGTGGTGGACAACGAGGACCGCGAAAATGAGGGCGACATCATCTTCGCCGCCCAGCACGCCACGCCGGCACTGATGGGCTGGACCATCAGGTACAGCTCGGGCGTCATCTGCGTACCTCTCGACGCCGGACGCGCCGACGCCCTCGCGCTGCCCCCCATGGTCGCTATCAACCAGGATGCCAAAGGCACGGCCTACACCGTGTCCTGCGACGCCGCCCATGGCGTCAGCACCGGCATCTCGGCGACCGACCGCGCCCTCACAGCCCGGGTCCTCGCCGATCCGGCCAGCCAGCCGCCGGCGCTGACCCGCCCCGGGCATGTTTTTCCGCTCCGCGCCGTTAAGGGGGGAGTGCGGGAACGTCCCGGCCACACCGAAGCGGCTGTGGAATTGTGCCGGCTGGCCGGACTCCAGCCCGTGGGCGTGATTGCAGAAGTGGTGTACGACAACGGAGAAATGATGCGGGTTGACGGACTGCGCGGCTTTGCCGCCGAGCACGGCTGCCCGCTGATCTCGATTGCGGATCTGGTGGCATACCTCGACGCCGGCGAACCCGGCACTGCAACTGATCCCGTGTGATGGAGGAGAAAAGATGACCACGTCGGAAGCTCAAGAACACCGGTCGGCCGAACGCCGGCCGCACCCGGTCACCGCTGGACCGATCGTCCAGCTGCCCACTGCCTTCGGAGACTTCGTGGCGCAGGCCTGGACCGACCTCGCCACCGGTGCCGAGCACCTGGCGGTCAGCTCGCCGCTGCCGCCGATCGAAGGACTGGCGCCGCTGGTCCGTCTCCAT is drawn from Micrococcaceae bacterium Sec5.8 and contains these coding sequences:
- the ribD gene encoding bifunctional diaminohydroxyphosphoribosylaminopyrimidine deaminase/5-amino-6-(5-phosphoribosylamino)uracil reductase RibD; translated protein: MSSKNSTPGAGNESAALADATFSPAEAAAMNAALAAALQGPRGANPLVGAVVIAADGTGIATGYHRGAGTAHAEADAIDRAAAAGHNLAGATMVVTLEPCNHCGRTGPCAQAIIEAGITDVIYAVDDPHDPAAGGAATLRAAGVRVRSGLGASSALEMNRRWFDAVAASRPFVTLHIAQTLDSRIAASDGTSQWISSPESLADNHALRGRIDAILVGTQTVLVDNPRLTARGADGKPTGSQPLRVVMGYRGIPDGAAIHGADGKVLHLPTRNPREALEELFSAGVRHLMVEGGSRILSAFLAAGLVDELIVYLAPTLLGSGTPALEDLGITTLANAQQWEWDAAAGGAVQMLGRDLRLHLRPVPAAPTKTPAVSTPSRPGADTAAGGN
- a CDS encoding riboflavin synthase, which codes for MFTGIIAEQGQVLSVDRHGDVSATVRLHAPGSTEGLALGGSIAVNGVCLTATAIDGKDVTVDVMGETLTRSTIGELIAGAPVNLERCVQAGGRLDGHVVQGHVDGVGQLLEREALGNWDRLRFGVPTGLARYIAEKGSIAVDGVSLTVTAVSPAAEPAPWFEVGLIPTTLAETGLGAKTPGSRVNLEVDVLAKYTERLLAFSAGGATGAKGAAA
- the ribB gene encoding 3,4-dihydroxy-2-butanone-4-phosphate synthase produces the protein MPAGAASGAVIPPTGLDLVEDAVRAIAAGRPVLVVDNEDRENEGDIIFAAQHATPALMGWTIRYSSGVICVPLDAGRADALALPPMVAINQDAKGTAYTVSCDAAHGVSTGISATDRALTARVLADPASQPPALTRPGHVFPLRAVKGGVRERPGHTEAAVELCRLAGLQPVGVIAEVVYDNGEMMRVDGLRGFAAEHGCPLISIADLVAYLDAGEPGTATDPV